Proteins encoded by one window of Vigna radiata var. radiata cultivar VC1973A chromosome 5, Vradiata_ver6, whole genome shotgun sequence:
- the LOC106761425 gene encoding serine/threonine-protein kinase WAG1-like: MEEPTLLFPDTDLDLSFTSTTTDRTSARTSLARTSSLTLSFNDRISTCEPSISVVNRRPHRSSDPHWSAIQAATMLSSDGRLHLRHLKLLRHLGSGNLGRVFLCRLRDYDGANFALKVVDKDLLTPKKLSHAETEAEILQALDHPFLPTLYARIDVSHYTCLLIDYCPAGDLHSLLRKQPQNRLTLSVARFFAAEVLVALEYLHALGIVYRDLKPENVLLREDGHVMLSDFDLCFKSDVAPSLTLKTHNKPTCVGPTDGCFSCNRLPHRQHHQTFLAEFIAEPVAAFSRSCVGTHEYLAPELVSGNGHGNGVDWWAFGVFLYELLYGTTPFKGSNKENTLRNIASYKDVRFVHLSEGEEPGMTEARDLIEKLLVKDPRKRLGCAKGATDVKRHPFFDGIKWPLIRTYRPPEVKGMVRRNRSHVSGHVSYRRKRWSWKRLSHVLRKCNLISNYSNNNNNYYHYVDSYKVN, translated from the coding sequence ATGGAAGAACCCACATTATTGTTCCCAGACACAGACCTGGATCTCAGTTTTACCAGCACCACCACCGACCGCACCAGCGCCCGAACCAGCCTCGCCCGAACCAGCAGCCTCACACTCAGCTTCAACGATCGTATCTCCACTTGCGAGCCCTCCATCTCAGTCGTAAACCGTCGCCCCCACCGGAGCTCCGACCCCCACTGGTCCGCCATCCAAGCCGCCACCATGCTCTCCTCCGACGGCCGCCTCCACCTCCGCCATCTTAAGCTGCTCCGCCACCTCGGCTCCGGCAACCTCGGCCGCGTCTTCCTCTGCCGCCTCCGCGACTACGACGGCGCCAACTTCGCCCTCAAAGTCGTCGACAAAGACCTCCTCACCCCCAAAAAACTCTCCCACGCGGAAACCGAGGCCGAAATCCTACAAGCACTCGACCATCCCTTCCTCCCCACGCTCTACGCACGCATCGACGTCTCGCACTACACGTGCCTCCTCATCGACTACTGCCCCGCCGGCGACCTCCACTCCCTCCTCCGCAAACAGCCACAGAACCGCCTCACTCTCTCGGTAGCGCGTTTCTTCGCCGCTGAGGTCCTCGTCGCCCTTGAGTACCTCCACGCGCTCGGAATCGTCTACCGCGACCTTAAACCCGAGAACGTTCTCTTGCGCGAAGACGGCCATGTCATGCTCTCGGATTTCGATCTCTGCTTCAAATCTGACGTGGCACCCAGCCTCACACTTAAGACCCACAACAAACCCACTTGTGTGGGCCCCACCGACGGTTGCTTCAGTTGTAACCGTCTTCCCCACAGACAACACCACCAGACGTTCCTTGCAGAGTTCATTGCGGAACCCGTGGCGGCGTTTTCACGGTCTTGCGTTGGCACGCACGAGTACCTAGCGCCTGAGCTTGTCTCGGGTAACGGTCATGGTAACGGCGTTGACTGGTGGGCTTTTGGGGTTTTCCTCTACGAGTTGCTGTACGGGACAACGCCGTTTAAGGGCTCCAACAAAGAGAACACACTGCGCAACATAGCGTCGTATAAGGACGTGAGATTCGTGCACTTGTCGGAAGGAGAAGAGCCTGGTATGACTGAGGCTAGAGATTTGATTGAGAAGCTGTTGGTGAAGGATCCAAGGAAGAGGCTAGGGTGCGCCAAGGGTGCCACTGATGTTAAACGACACCCATTTTTTGACGGCATTAAGTGGCCCTTGATTAGAACTTACCGGCCACCGGAAGTGAAGGGGATGGTGAGAAGGAACAGGTCGCACGTGAGTGGTCACGTGAGTTACAGGAGGAAGAGGTGGTCGTGGAAGAGACTTTCCCATGTCCTTCGGAAATGTAATTTGATTTCAAactatagtaataataataacaattattatcaCTATGTTGATAGTTATAAGGTTAATTAG